The Lucilia cuprina isolate Lc7/37 chromosome 5, ASM2204524v1, whole genome shotgun sequence genome includes a window with the following:
- the LOC111681206 gene encoding ionotropic receptor 75a, whose protein sequence is MWPINQLKLEGVLEGRILSQEIPHVAIYLDMSCLKSSNILRKVTGIPLTAPQNDLLNHLSSIKEKHIDAVAKFGFQYMMILKENLECEFRYNFTNIWSRTEISGGCIGAVGIDNSADIASTPFISTTNRLKYAQALIKLGTFRHVCIFRTPRNAGIQGAVIIEPFSVTVWILFGAMLILISILLWWTFYVEFHRMKTVLGFVPSFLTTCLISLGSACNQGSFLIPSSVGGRLVFITMTLLTFILYNYYTSIVVAKLLGSPLKSNIKTLGQLADSNLEVGLEPAPYTKSYLNYSPLPEVKSFARNKIDYRHDPESVWMNVNDGLRRVRKEHGFVYVIDAFTGYDLIENTYTAKEICDLNEIPFRPEQPMYQHLPKNSSYREIIKLKLTRILESGIHRRHSHLWVKEKLNCYLSSTFLVQVGLEYTAPLFMMMVVAYISAFVVMFLEIIWFKYQKNSMNRNSSAMKKF, encoded by the exons atgtgGCCCATAAATCAACTAAAATTGGAAGGTGTTTTAGAGGGGCGTATATTATCACAGGAAATTCCCCATGTGGCCATTTATTTGGATATGAGTTGTTTGAAATCGTCTAATATATTAAGAAAG gtCACTGGCATTCCCTTAACGGCTCCGCAAAATGACCTCTTGAACCATTTAAGTTCCATTAAAGAGAAACATATTGACGCAGTAGCCAAGTTTGGTTTTCAGTACATGATGATATTAAAAGAGAATCTGGAATGCGA ATTTCGTTACAATTTCACAAATATATGGAGTCGTACCGAAATAAGTGGCGGTTGTATTGGTGCTGTCGGTATAGATAACTCGGCCGATATTGCTTCAACGCCTTTTATTTCCACCACGAATCGTTTGAAGTACGCGCAAGCCCTAATTAAGTTAGGTACTTTTCgccatgtatgtatatttcgaACCCCTCGTAATGCTGGTATACAGGGTGCTGTAATTATAGAACCATTTTCGGTAACCGTGTGGATCTTATTCGGCGCCATGCTAATATTAATATCTATACTATTGTGGTGGAcattttatgtagaatttcatcgAATGAAAACCGTTTTGGGTTTTGTACCATCATTTCTTACCACCTGTTTGATTTCTTTGGGTTCGGCCTGCAACCAGGGTAGTTTCCTAATACCCAGTTCTGTGGGTGGACGCCTAGTATTCATAACTATGACTTTGTTGacctttattttatataattattatacctCGATAGTGGTAGCTAAACTGTTGGGTTCACCGCTTAAATCGAATATTAAAACATTGGGCCAACTGGCCGATAGTAATTTGGAAGTGGGTTTAGAGCCAGCACCCTACACAAAGTCCTATTTAAAT TATTCACCCTTACCCGAAGTCAAAAGTTTTGCACGCAATAAAATCGATTACCGACATGATCCTGAGAGTGTTTGGATGAATGTCAATGATGGGCTGAGGCGCGTGCGTAAAGAACATGGTTTTGTTTATGTCATAGATGCTTTTACTGGTTatgatttaatagaaaataccTATACAGCCAAAGAAATTTGTGATCTCAATGAAATACCCTTTAGACCCGAACAGCCTATGTACCAGCATTTGCCGAAGAACTCTTCGTACagggaaattattaaattaaa acTGACTCGCATTTTGGAATCCGGAATCCATAGACGACATTCCCATCTGTGGGTGAAGGAGAAACTGAATTGTTATTTATCGAGTACCTTCTTGGTTCAAGTAGGTTTGGAATACACCGCTCCCTTGTTTATGATGATGGTAGTAGCATATATTTCGGCGTTTGTTGTAATGTTCCTGGAAATTATATGGTTCAAATATCAGAAAAACTCCATGAACCGCAATTCTTCAGCTATGAAAAAGTTCTAA